The sequence CCATCTTTGTACTTACGATTCCCAAACGGAAATTCTCTACACCGATAAATTATTTGGCGCACATATCTGTGGCGACCAAGTTTTTGATGAAGGTTGGAAAATTTTCGTTGAAGATAGACGTTATTATTATGACTGCTTGATGGCTCCCCACGCCCGTCAGGTAGAAACCGCTTTAGAAAAAATTGATGATTTAGCAGTGCGGCTATACGCTCCCAATCACGGTCCTTTGGTGCGTGAAGGCTTAATTGATTTAACAGATGCTTACCATGAGTGGAGCAAAAATCAGACAAAACAAGATTCGAGCGTGGCATTAATTTATGCTTCCGCTTACGGGAATACCGCAACCTTAGCTCAGGCGATCGCTAGGGGAATAACTAAAGCTGGAGTGGCAGTAGAATCGATTAATTGCGAAGCCGTCGAACCAGAAGATATTAAAGCAGCGGTGGAAAAAGCATCTGGTTTTGTAATTGGTTCTCCTACACTTGGTGGTCATGCTCCAACTCAGATTCAAACAGCTTTAGGTATTATCCTTTCTACCGCAGCCAAAAGTAAACCTGCTGGCGTATTCGGTTCCTTTGGTTGGAGTGGAGAAGCCGTAGATATATTGGAAAGTAAACTCAAAGATGCTGGATTCCGCTTTGGTTTTGAACCAATTAGAGTAAAATTCAAACCCGATGAAAAGACTTTGCAAATGTGCGAAGAAGCCGGAGTTGATTTTGCTCAAGCATTGAAAAAAGCCAAGAAAGTTAAAGCACCAACTCAACCTTCTACCAGCGTAGAGCAAGCAGTGGGAAGAATTATCGGTTCCTTGTGTGTAGTAACGGCAAAACAAGGAGATGTTTCTAGTGCAATGTTAGCTTCCTGGGTATCTCAAGCCAGCTTTAATCCACCGGGTTTAACTATTGCCGTAGCTAAAGATAGAGCCTTAGAATCCTTGATGCATTCCGGTAGCGGATTTGTATTGAATGTATTAAAAGAAGGCGAACATTTAGGAATGATGAAACATTTCCTTAAACCCTTTAGCCCCGGTGAAGATAGATTTTCCGGAGTTGAAACAGAAGAGGCAAGTAATGGCTCTCCCGCTCTTACTGATGCTTTAGCTTACGTAGAATGTTCGGTTAATTCACGAATGGAATGCGGCGACCACTGGTTAGTTTATGCCACCGTTGATAACGGTAAAGTGTTGAATAACGAAGGAGTGACAGCAGTACATTATCGGAAAACGGGAACGCATTATTAATTAAGGTTAAAAGGTTAAAGGTTAGTAGGGTGTGTTACGGCACGAGCTTATTTCATTGATAGATTATACGTTTGAAAATGCCGTAACGCACCATTATGTATGGAAAAATTATCGGTTTGTAGGTTCGCTTAAAGTAGCATCTTTATTCATTAACCATCAATTAATTTGTGCGACTTTAACTCAACCTACTACTAGTTTGTAGGTTAGGTTAAGGTAGGATTTATATTTTTTGTCAAAATTCTCCTGCTTTCTCCAAGCAATTGATCAAAATACCCATTATTTTTCCCAAGTTATCAATATAATATTCTTGATTGTCAATATAAACGGTTTTCTCTTCTAACTTCAAAAACAACCAAGCAGTTCCAGTTGTGACTACTCCGTAAATTGTGGACACATGATTATCTTGCTTTTGATTAAAAATTTGTGCTGCTACCATTTCTGCTACACATTGCCCTATCCCCGAAGTAATTAAATCGTTTTTAGCTTCAACTAACGTGACAACGGGAGAGCTGATAGCATACATCTCCTCACTCAATGTAATCAAGAAATCAACGTAACCAGTTAAGCCTAAAGAGATGTCAACATTAAAAAGACTCCCAGAAAATAAGCTGATTTTTCTGGAAAGAATTTTTCTAATTTCTACTAATATCGGAATTACCAATAACTCAGATTTGGCTTTTTCTGTACTTATTGCTCTTGCTAAAGGCAAATACTCTTCTAGTAATTCAACCAAAGTTGCAGAAGGTTCTATGCTGCCGACATCCTTAAACAAATTTTCTGACTCGATTGTGGATAAATCAAAGTCTTTTTTCGCTTTACTTAAAGTAAAATTATTGTACGCCATGTTGAATATTAATGTAATTTAAAAATGCGTCGTAAACAGCATAATTGATGGTTAAAACATGGAGATTTATAAATCATTTAAAGCTAGCTATAGCCGAAGCGAGTATAGTCAAAATCCTATGGTACTTCCAGTGATGCTGCCATCAGCCAAGCTTGCGTTTCTCAAATTAACCCCTTCCATATTGCAACCTGCAATAATCCCTTTAACTTAAGTGGACGTAATGAATATTGGAGAGTCAGTCAGTGCAGTAATTTTAGCAAAAGAAAAGTGGAATAATACAGGAATTAATTTAATTGCCAATCAAGAATATCATTTAACAGCATCTGCAAGTGAAAAATGGGTAGATTGGTTTATCTTATGTAACGCAGACGGTTTTCCTAGTTCAAACTGGATATTAAAGAATACCGAACGATTAAGACGTGTACCTGATGAAAATTGGTTTGCTCTTATAGGAGCAATCAACTTCGATTCCGGTAATTTATTTAAAATCGGTACCGATAAAAAATTGCAACCAACTCAAAGCGGTATACTTACTTGCTTTGCCAATGATATACCTTTTATGTATTGGAATAATAAGGGTTCAATACAGCTTGTCGTAACTAGAATTAAATAAGATTATTAGGACGGTAAATATTTTTGCTTATCTATTTAGCAACTAAAAACCCGGTTTTTCAAAAAACCGGGTTTCTGCGTGGTTACTGCTAAAAAAAGATGTTTCCAATACAATAGTTGCTTTCTTGGTATTTGGGCAGTACATCATCGGAAAACGATAATGCACTATTCATTTAACTTTTTCAACTCAGCATAGCAACTGGGTAATTTTTCACGCCTTAGTCTAAATTTACTCTGTTAGGAACGGGAAGACTATTAGGAACAGGTCCGTTAGCAACAGTACCAGTTGTTAAAATTAATATTCTACCTTTACGGTCAAAACCATTTCTTCCAGGTCTTAATCTGACTCTGGTTAATTTGTATCCACTACCAATAATTCTGTCGAATTTAACTACTGGATGATATACCCTACGGCGACGGAAACAACGACGCAAACGACGTATTCCTTTCGCGGGTATGTAAGCTTTTCTTCTGCCGACATTGTAATCAATTCCGCGATTTGTTCTGTTTAAAAGAGTATAGGTGTAGCAGCGTCTATGTCTTTTTAGAGATGATTTTTGTGCAACCGCGCTATCAGCAAATATCATTCCTCCTAACATCGAAGCTAAAGCTGCACCACCTAACACAACACCGACTATACTTCTTCTTTTTGTTTTTAAATTCATCTGGTTCACCTTATAAACATAGAATTGAAATGAATTAAAGTCAGGTTTAGCTTTCTTACCAAACATTGCTTTATTTCTTAAACCTAATGTATCCTTTACTTATAAGATTGATTATTAACTATTTATAGGAGTTAAAAGAAAATATAGTTAATTATTTGTAGATGTTGAGCATTTATATTCGATGACGATTTTTGTGTTATTTGTAAAGTTTATTATCCGAAAAAAGCAGTAATAACTGCTCTCACAATCACTACTGCAATGACTCAAAACATCGTCAATTTATCTTATTTACTGTTTTATAATTTGATTTAAAATGGCTTTACACTACTTAATATACTATTATAATAGTCCGAAAAAGCCAGCAGACAACAGAAAACGGGTATAGTGTCAGCAATTTGATATTTTTAACTCTATCTATTAGGAATGTTTAGTCCTATCAGTTTAATATTTGCTTGTAAGCTACTAATCTTTGTGTTTCTCTCCAGGCACCGGGAGTATTTTTATAGTAATTACGAAACTGACAGTAGAAATGATTCATATTTTGATAGCCTATATCAAAAGCAATCCGTTCAATAGAAAGGTCAGTTTCTAAAAGCAAGCGTCTTGCTTCGGCTATTCGACGTTCGATAATCCAATTATTCACAGTTTTCCCGGTAAGTCTTCGCACTAAGTTCGTTAAGTAAGCCGAGGAATAACCGACTGCTTGGGCTACTTCTTTTAGTCCAATATTTTGATGATAGTTCAGTTCAATAAAATCAAAAACTTGATGCAGCCGGGGAATAGATGGAAATAAAAATCTAGAAGTATTTGATTTTTTAGTTTCAGTGGTGGTATAAAATTCTCTATCTGCAAACTGAAACCTAATCAGACCATTTTGTTTGCTAATAATCTTAAATCCTGCTGTTTCCAAGCACTTGATTAAAAGGTTTTTGGTTTCAGGATTTTCATCTTTAACTAAAACATTAATCATTCTCTTTCCTAATTTACAAGATAAATTCAAGCTTCTTCTAATGTTTACTACTTATGAACAAGCTTATTTATGCAAAATTTGGAAGATTTTTAACAAAAGTTTATGAAAGTGTTGTAGCTGATGGAGCTATAATATATATTCACTATTTAGCTAAGATACGAACAAATATTTTCTAGTTAGAAATCGAATAGTACTGCATTTTTAGGCAGTATTTTTAATTTTCGAGGTGGGAATACGAATGTTAACAATAGTAATATTATCAATAGATCGGGCTACTCTTTGAGTAACCCGACATCATCATCACTGTTGAAAAAAGTATATATGCCCTTACAAAAATGTTCGTCTTTCTAAAAAGTATTTAGCCTCTACTTGATGCTGTTTCTCCAAAAAACTTTCTTGCTGTTTTCGATTTACTTTATCTATATTTAATTCATCATCAGGTTTTGACTCTCTTTTTCCATAATCAAATTTGGGGTATTTTGAGAATTCAGATGAACGAACGTAGAGAAATAAGATTACAAAGGCTATTTGATTAATCATTCTCTGACCTTAATAATTTTGAACGAATTGGTAATAAGTAATTTTTCAGCAGAAAATGATGTGTTGACTTTCAAGCGATCGCAACACTTACAGCAATTTTTCAGCCCACAATGGTAGAATCTATTTAATGAGCGTCTCTACCTCTATAGGATGCGAGTTTGATAATTATTAACAAAGGCAAAATTTCCTCCTTCAATCATCTGTGCAGCGGTTAATAAGGTAGAAAATCAGCAACGGTAAACGAGAAAGTCGCCGGTTTTATCTACCTAATATCTTGAATCCCTGTATATATATAGCAAAATAAACCTAACAGTGCAACACTTTTAGGTTAAATATAGAATATTCAATTGTAAGTAAATTTATGTTCGGCGGTTCAATAATTAAAATTAATATAGCCGACAACTTTCTCGTTTCATATATATGATAGACAGGAATTAATTAAATGTCAATATGCGACTTCGGTTTTTTTTAACGACGCGATTGATTACGATTGAATTGACGACTGAATGCAATAAAACCAACTCCAAATATAAGTAATGATAAGTTTGTGAGTAGTTGTAGCAGCATTGAAAACTGAGCGTACTGCTGTGGACTGAAATTTCTCGCTAAAACGAAAGAAAATATTGCAGCAGATGGTATGTAGCAGACTAAAAACATACTACTACCAATCAGCAAGCACCAACTGTACCACTTAGACACCCGTCTCACAACGATAAACGAACCTACGATCAATAGGATTCGCACAGCTAAGTTAAATAATGTTTGTAAAACAAGAAAGATTAAAATTATCAGAAATGGTGTTGAATTCAAGCTCTCCACAGTGGCAATTTTAGATAGCAACGAACAATACAAACTTTAACCTATCCAAGGGAATATTTTAGATAAAGTTAAAGCTTGGATTGACACTATTGACAATTTTTCACTCTTCATCCTTCAATTCGCGTTTCCAAAGCTTGTCCAATCATCGTCTGTTCCCCAGCACAAGTTCTCACTGTTTGACGAGTACGGTATTTGTCTCCAATCAACTTTAACTCCTCCTCAAACACCAAATCGTTATACTCGGTATGCAAACATAAAGTTTTAGCATTTGGTAAATAGTACTCAGCTGTAACTGGTTTGGATGTGTCGTAACCGAAGTCGCGATACAGTCTATTTCCTAAAGCGCCGAATAAAGTCGAACCTTGGGATTGTTTTTTACCAGTCACCGTATTGGTGCTTTCCCAAGTCACTTGCGTACCGCAAATCAAGCTTTCTTGATTAGATAAGCCATGTATCTGAGCCAGACGCAGTAATTCATCGCATCCCGCTTCTAAAAATTTAACTGCGATCGCGCTTTCAAATTCTTTGATTTCTCCATCCGGCAAAGTGTAGAAGCGCCGCTCGGAACTCCATTCACCAACTGATTCCCGAAAAAAATCAGTAATAAAGCTAGATTCAGCTATTTGTATCAGTTTTTTTACAGATGTCACTGGTTGATTTCCTCATTCAGTTGGAAGTAATTACACTATGTAGACTGTAAATACCAGATTATGTTACATCTCTTAAGGTTAACTTTATATTTTGTAAAATACTGATATGTAGGATACAGTGTAGCGCATTTAAATGTTGCTAGAGAATTATCTTTGTAGTCTTCCAGGGGATTTAGGTTCAATTTATAGTTACCCTTTGATCTTTCGTGAATGTAGGTTGTTAGAAGACGAGAATTTTATATCTTTAGGCAGATTATAGGTTCAAGAAAAGATTAACTACCTAATACTCGGTTTATAATTACATCTGGTGTATAAAAGAATGTGCAGGTGAATCTTATAAAAGTATAGAAATATATTTTTTAACGGAAAATATTTGTATTTGATTTGCTGGTGTTTGAGATTATGTAGGTAGAATTTCCTGCTTAATTATGCATGACTTTTGAATCATTTTTTATTTGTATAGGCAGTCATGTATTTTTTTATTACTACTACGGTGGTTTACAAGTTTTTGTGAATCAGGAATGCAGGTCGAGTTAAATTATAAATTAGGAAATAATGTACAATCAAAGACAGCATTTCAAGATTGCGAAAAAGTCTATTCAAAAAGATAGTAGAACTTCCCAAGATGTTTGTGAAAAAATAAATATATTTACAAGCCAGTTATTAATAAAAACTAAGAAAAATTTATTACGTTCTAGCTCAATTTTCTGTGCGTTTCCTTTAACTATTAGTTTATTAATTGCAGGTTGTGATTCAGCACCCAAAGAAACCGCTCAAGCCACATCTAAGCGTCGTGGTGGTGCAACTGCCGTAGATACAGCTATTGCTAAAAAAGCACAATTAGACAAGCAAATATCTTATATCGGAACCACCCTGCCATACCGCAAAATATCGGTGCGATCGCAAATAGAAGGGCAGTTATTAGCGTTGAATGTAGACGTAGGGGTAATGGTTTCTAAAGGTTATATTATCGGATTAATTGATGATTCCTTGCTCAATAGTTCGTTAAATCAAGCAGAAGCGGAACTTGCAGCCCTAAATTCAGAAGTAGCCAGAGCAAATACTCAAGTTAGTAACGCTTTGACAGAAGTAGAAAGAGCGCGATTGCAATTGCAGCAAGCTCAATCGGATGCTCAAAGACAGCAAAAGTTGCTTTCTGAAGGCGCAATTGCTCAACAAATAGCCGAACAAAGCCGTACCGAAGCTCAAACAGCAGCAAAAGCGCTGCGTTTAGCAGAAAAAAGAGTGCAAACAGAGCGTCAAGCAGTCGCTGCTGCCAAAGGAAGAGTAGTCGCACAGCAAGCGGTAGTGGCTCAAGCAAAAGAACGTAAAAGTTACGCTAAATTAACATCTCCAATTGCAGGTGTAGTTTTAGAAAAAATTATTGAACCGGGTAACTTAGTTCAACCCGGTAATGAAATTATTAAGATAGGCGATTTTAGTAAGGTAAAAATAGAAATTCAAGTTTCAGAGTTAGAGTTAGGAAAACTTGAAGTTGGACAATCCGTAGAAGTTTTATTAGATGCTTTTCCCAACCAAGAATATATAGGTACTTTAAAACGCATTTCTCCAGCAGCAAATTCAACGGCTCGTTTAATACCTGTAGAAGTAGTAATTCCCAATGTTGAGAATAAAATTGGTAGTGGTTTATTAGCAAGAGCCAACTTTCAGAATACAGCTAATCAGCAAATTGTCGTACCATTCAGAGCAATTCAAACAGAAGATAAATTAGGTTCAAATCTTCAAGGTAAAATATTTACTGTTGTAGAAGATGGTAATAAGAATAAAGTAAAAGTCAGAAGCGTCACATTAGGGAAAAAAGCAGACGGGAAAGTAGAAATTTTATCGGGATTGCAGCCGGGAGAATCCTATGTAGTCAGAAGTAGCAAACCTTTAAAAGACGGTGAAAATGTACGTTTGTCCATTCTTTCGGAAACAGTGAACAGTGAGCAGTGAGCAGTCAGCAGTTATAAGTAGCGAGTAGGGATGAGTAGTAAGTAGTAGATTAATAGCTCCTCTCCCCCTCTTCCCCCTCTCCCCCCTCTTCCCCCTCTCCAATTTCTATGTCTATCAGCACAATTTCCATCCGCAGACACATCGGCACTCTCATGTTAACCTTGGCAGTGATTGTTTTAGGTGTGTTTTTTATTGTTAGATTGCCAGTAGATTTACTACCATCAATTACCTATCCACGTATTGGCGTGCGGGTAGAAATCCCTGGAGTTTCTCCAGAAGTAGCGATTGACGAAGTTACTAAACCCTTAGAATCAGCTTTTGCTGCCACCGAAGGAGTCATACAGGTTTATACCCAAACTCGTGAAGGCAGAATTAGCTTAAATTTATATTTTCAACCGGGGGGAAATATCGACCAAGCCCTTAACGATACCACTGCGGCATTTAATCGGGCTAGAGGTAGACTACCAGATACTATTGAATCGCCGCGCATATTTAAGTTCGATCCTTCTCAATCACCAGTTTATGAATTCGCTTTAACTTCACCTTCAAAGCAGGGAGTTGATTTAAGAGTATTTGCAGAAGAAGAATTAGGAAGAGAGTTAGGGGTAGTAGCAGGAGTTGCGGGGGTTGATGTTTCCGGTGGAGTTGAGGAAGAAATAAGAATAAACGTCGATTTAAATAGGTTGCAGGCTTTGGGTATAGGTTTGAGTGACGTACTCGATGAATTAAGAAATCGCAATCAGGATATTTCTGGGGGAAGAATTTTAGGAGAGAATTCCGAAGCTTTGACTCGTACAGTTGGACGTTTTCAAAATGCTGAAGAAATTAGAAATCTGGCTTTTGGGGTAAATTCTCCTAACGGCGATATTTCTCAAACTATTTACCTGCGAAACTTTGCCAGAGTTATTGATGATACGGAGCGACAAAGAATTTCCGTTTTGTTAAACAAGCAGCCAGCAGTCAAAATCAGCATTCAGAAACAGCCCGATGCTAATACTATAAGTGTTGTTGATGGGGTTAAAAAACAAATTGCAGAACTTAAAAAATCCGGAATTATCCCCGAAGCAACTCTTTTGACAACAACTTTAGATGAATCGCAATTTATCCGTAATTCCATAAATAACGTGACTGCATCGGGATTAATTGGTACTTTACTAGCTGCGATCGCGGTATTACTATTTTTAGGCTCGCTCAGACAAACTTTTATTATCGTAATTGCAATTCCTTTGGCAACTTTAGCTGCAATTATTTTAATGGGGGTATTTGGTTTATCCTTAAATGTTTTTAGTTTGGGTGGTTTGGCATTAGGAGTTGGTATCGTCGTAGATAACTCCATCGTCATGCTGGAGAATATTGCCAAAGGCATGAATTTTGGGAATGGGGAATTGGGGATGGGGCATGGGGAAACAAGGATACAAGGAGATAATTTAGAATCCTTAACTCCTAACTCCTCACTATTAACTCCTAACTATTTAACTCCAATGCCCGATGCCCCATCTCCAATGCCCAATTTTTTAAAGCAAGCTGAAGAAAGCAGTCGGGAAGTTGAATCTGCTTTAATTGCTTCTACCAGTACTAACTTAGTTGTAGTATTACCGTTTTTACTAGTTGGTGGATTGATTTCGCTGCTATTTAACGAATTAATTCTTACTATCAGCTTTGCGGTAGCGGCTTCTATATTAATTGCGGTGACTGTGGTGCCGATGATGACTTCCAGGATGCTGGCATGGCGTTATTCTAGTAAGGTTAATCAACTTTGGTTTATCAAAGAATTTAATCATCGTTTTGAGGCAGCCACAAGAGCATACGGCAATTTTTTGCGTAATATAGTCCAGTTTCGGTTGCTGACTATTGTTGTAACGATTCTGTTTCTCAGCGGTAGTTGTTTGTGGATGATACCGCAAATACCCAAAGAGATTTTACCCCGGATTAATACCGGCAGGGCTATTTTATTCGCTTCTTTTCCTCCCGGTACAACTTTAGAAACTAATCAGAAAGTAATGGTTGCTGTTGACGATATTCTTCTCAAACAGCCCGAAACTGAATATGTATTTTCAACTGTCGGTGGTTTTATATTCAGCAGCACTACTATAGAAAATCCTTTAAGAAGTTCTAGCAATATTACTTTAAAATCGGGTACGGATATAGAAGCTTATGTAGAGAAAGTAAATCAAGAATTTAACAAGCTGAATTTAGCCGGAATTCGTCTGCGTCTTTTCCCCGGTAGAGTGCGGGGTTTAATTCTAAATAATTCACCAGTGCGTGGTGCCGATATCGATATTATTCTGCAAGGGGAAAACCAAGAAATTTTAGAAAAAGCTGGCGAGCAGGTACTTGAAGCTTTAGACGAACAAGTAAAATCTGCGAGATTTCGTCCCGATGCCGATAAACCGCAACCGGAAATTCAAATTCGTCCCGATTGGCTCAGAGTCGCAGCGCTACGTTTAACAACTGAAGATATTGGAGATACCATCGCTACGGCGATTCAAGGAAGTATCCCCACTCAATTGCAGCGAGGTAATCGTTTAGTAGATGTACGAGTGCAGTTGGATGAAGCATCCGTGCAAACAACTTCACAACTGGAAAGACTGCCTTTATTTGTTAATGATAATTATCAAGTGCGTTTGAGTGATGTGGCAAGTATTGTTAAAGATAAGGCACCGGGAGAAATTCAACGCATAAATCAGCGTCAAGTATTTATTATTGCCGGTAATTTGAGTGAAGGAGCAAATTTAAGTCAAGCCTTAGCTCAAGTTAATAACGTTATCGAAAATTTGGAATTACCTTCAGGGGTGCGCGTTTTACCTAGTTATAGCGCTCAATCCAATCAGCAATTACAAAATTCCCTGTGGTTGTTGGGGGGATTAGCCGTGTTTTTAGTCTTTGTAGTTATGGCAGTACAATATAATTCCCTTGTTGACCCCTTGGTTATTATGTTTACCATGCCTCTCGCTTTAGCTGGGGGTATTTTCGGTCTTTATATTACTCAAACAGCTATCGGTGCAACGGTGATAGTTGGTGCAGTTTTACTCGTAGGAATTGTAGTTAATAACGCTATTGTGATGGTGGAATTAGCAAATCAAATTCGTCAAAGCCAAAACAGCGATCGCGCGACAGCCATATTAAAAGCCGCACCGCAAAGATTGCGTCCCATATTAATGACTACAATCACCACAGTTTTGGGAATGTTTCCCTTGGCGTTGGGAATTGGTGAAGGTTCGGAATTCTTACAGCCTTTAGGCGTTGTCGTTTTTTCAGGTTTATCTTTAGCAACAGCAGTGACTTTATTTATTATTCCTTGTTTTTATATTTCCCTACACGATTTGTTTGCTGGGAAGTAATATCATTTCTGTGAGAATTGGTAATTGGTAATTGGTAATTGGTAGTAGATAATGGGCAATCAAAAATTCATTATGTTTGTTTTTATTTATTAAAATCTTGAACTATTTTTCAAAATGGGATGTTTCTAAGGGTTATAAAAAGTTCGGTTGAGAACTTACTATATAACCCCGAGCTATCACAAATTGTTATTACCTATTACCAATCCCCAGAGAGATTTGAGGATTTTTAATTTGAACTTGTGCTAACTCTTGATAAACAGCCAACGTTTCTTGATGCACTCGGTTAACATGCAAACGCTCTATATTTTGACTGGCTCTATTTTTCCAATCCTTCAAAGTAGTTGAATCATTAAGCAATTTTGCAAGGGTATCTGCTAAAGCCTGACTATCGTTTACCGGTACCAAAAGCCCAGCCTTGCCATAATCCAAAGCTTCGGGAATCCCATCAACATTAGTAGCAATAATTGCACAGCCTGCTTGACGTGCTTCAGAAATTACTAACGGGCAGGGGTCGCGCAAAGAAGCTAAAATAAAAACATCACAAGAGTTTAAATAACGTTGCGGCTGCGGTTGATAACCTTCAAAATGAATGCGATTTGCAGTATTTAACTTTTTTGCTTGTGCCTCAAAAACTTCTTTGTCCGGGCCATTTCCTACAATATAAAGATGATACTGGGGAAATAAGTCAGCAATTCTATCAAAAGCGTCAATCAAGTCAGCAATACCTTTACGTTGATACATCCCCGCCACAGTTACAATTGCTGGGTGCGGTAACTGCAAGTATTGCCCTTGCTCTTCTTCAGGCTTGCGGGGACTCCCTAAAGTTCCATTGCAGATAACCCGTAACTTTTGGGATGCCACGCCTTTGTTTGCCATACTTTGGGCAACAGCTTGGCTGACAGCAATTACCCGATCGGCTAAACCCATTAATATACTTTCGCGCTTAAATTCGTTATGTACCGTTGAAACTAAACCATAATTATTTATAACTTTTAAAAGACTCGCTAATACTATTCCTGTCATCATATGAGCATGAACGATATCTGGCTGAAAATCTGTGATAATCCTCCTATAAATCATTCCTGCTTTTAAAATATTCAACGGTGTTCTTCTTTGATTTAGGTGATAATGCTTAACGCCATATTTGCTTAACAGTATGGAATATTCTCCACCATCAGAAGCCACAGCAACATCGTGACCATTTTTAGCTTGCAAGCAAGCAATATCTACAGCAACATTGACAATGCCGTTACCTATTTCACGAACATCGTTTAAAACATGTAGGATTTTCATTAATATACAGCGAACTGGGAGTAAATATCTGAGATTATTTTAAGTGTATTTCTTTATATAGCAAATAATCATCTCAGAGATTTTACTAATACTTTAATAGTGAATATAGATACTTGTATGTTTTTTATTAAGATACAATACTGCTGGCATTCAGCAAACATCTGATTATATTGCCAAAATATTCGATTATTGAGCAAATAGAATCATACTTATGCTTAATTTTTATCCCTAGAAATGCTTTACTTCAACTTTATAAACTTAGGAAAATATATCTTTTAGCATATTTATATTTATACAAGGAAAAATCATGAATAAGCTGATATGCGATTAAACTATATAACTAAAGAGGATAAATACAAATAATCGTAGTATAGACCTCACAGACAGCTTGCGGTTTAAAAATAATCAGGTTGAGATAATTACTTAACATAGGGCTAAGGATTAAAATACTTTCTTGAATTCATTACCCATCCTTACAGATATCATAAATATTCCAGCTAAAGCGATACTAGATAGTCAAAAGCTTAATTAAAAACTGTTTCATCAATAATGATTCCCCGTCAGGAATAATTGTTGATTAAATAGTTATAAATAGCATCAAAGAAATTCAGTTTTTTTTTAACTGATTCAATCAAAACAATTTTTCGCAAATTAGGGCTGTCTAAAGTGCCACGACGCGCTAAAGCTGAAGCTAGTAGAAGCCTCCAAGCAGTTAAAGATAAAACAGAAGTATCTGCAAGCTTGAGGAAATTTTTTATCTTCTTCTGCTTGAGGGCAACTAAAGCCCAATGTAGTTTCAGGTAGCTTTTGATGTCATCAAAAGCTGGAATTTGAGAGCGGTGCTGTTCGTCAACCAAAGCATAAATCTTTTCCTTCATGGAAATATTCGTACTCAAACGTTTTTTGAGAAAGATTTT comes from Rivularia sp. PCC 7116 and encodes:
- a CDS encoding efflux RND transporter permease subunit encodes the protein MSISTISIRRHIGTLMLTLAVIVLGVFFIVRLPVDLLPSITYPRIGVRVEIPGVSPEVAIDEVTKPLESAFAATEGVIQVYTQTREGRISLNLYFQPGGNIDQALNDTTAAFNRARGRLPDTIESPRIFKFDPSQSPVYEFALTSPSKQGVDLRVFAEEELGRELGVVAGVAGVDVSGGVEEEIRINVDLNRLQALGIGLSDVLDELRNRNQDISGGRILGENSEALTRTVGRFQNAEEIRNLAFGVNSPNGDISQTIYLRNFARVIDDTERQRISVLLNKQPAVKISIQKQPDANTISVVDGVKKQIAELKKSGIIPEATLLTTTLDESQFIRNSINNVTASGLIGTLLAAIAVLLFLGSLRQTFIIVIAIPLATLAAIILMGVFGLSLNVFSLGGLALGVGIVVDNSIVMLENIAKGMNFGNGELGMGHGETRIQGDNLESLTPNSSLLTPNYLTPMPDAPSPMPNFLKQAEESSREVESALIASTSTNLVVVLPFLLVGGLISLLFNELILTISFAVAASILIAVTVVPMMTSRMLAWRYSSKVNQLWFIKEFNHRFEAATRAYGNFLRNIVQFRLLTIVVTILFLSGSCLWMIPQIPKEILPRINTGRAILFASFPPGTTLETNQKVMVAVDDILLKQPETEYVFSTVGGFIFSSTTIENPLRSSSNITLKSGTDIEAYVEKVNQEFNKLNLAGIRLRLFPGRVRGLILNNSPVRGADIDIILQGENQEILEKAGEQVLEALDEQVKSARFRPDADKPQPEIQIRPDWLRVAALRLTTEDIGDTIATAIQGSIPTQLQRGNRLVDVRVQLDEASVQTTSQLERLPLFVNDNYQVRLSDVASIVKDKAPGEIQRINQRQVFIIAGNLSEGANLSQALAQVNNVIENLELPSGVRVLPSYSAQSNQQLQNSLWLLGGLAVFLVFVVMAVQYNSLVDPLVIMFTMPLALAGGIFGLYITQTAIGATVIVGAVLLVGIVVNNAIVMVELANQIRQSQNSDRATAILKAAPQRLRPILMTTITTVLGMFPLALGIGEGSEFLQPLGVVVFSGLSLATAVTLFIIPCFYISLHDLFAGK
- a CDS encoding glycosyltransferase family 4 protein, translating into MKILHVLNDVREIGNGIVNVAVDIACLQAKNGHDVAVASDGGEYSILLSKYGVKHYHLNQRRTPLNILKAGMIYRRIITDFQPDIVHAHMMTGIVLASLLKVINNYGLVSTVHNEFKRESILMGLADRVIAVSQAVAQSMANKGVASQKLRVICNGTLGSPRKPEEEQGQYLQLPHPAIVTVAGMYQRKGIADLIDAFDRIADLFPQYHLYIVGNGPDKEVFEAQAKKLNTANRIHFEGYQPQPQRYLNSCDVFILASLRDPCPLVISEARQAGCAIIATNVDGIPEALDYGKAGLLVPVNDSQALADTLAKLLNDSTTLKDWKNRASQNIERLHVNRVHQETLAVYQELAQVQIKNPQISLGIGNR